The DNA region TGCTATAAAAGAGAAGAACACCAACTGCATAGCCAAGAATGCAATGGCAGACGGCAGACGGGATGAATACTCTGACACTCCTCCAAAAAGGGAAGAGATGGCAGCAATGGTCCAGTAAAGGAAAGGAGGCTTATAAGCTATATCGGTACCATAATTCACCGGAAGTATCCAGTTACCACTCTCTAACATAGAAAAGGCAACAATGGCCTCACGTGGTTCCCCTTTAGTATAAAAAATGGTTTCCCCCAGAAAAGGGAGTATCACAAACATACTGAGTAGCGCTATAAACCAGAACGCTTTCTTCCTATCATCTGACATATATTTCTGTTTTTAGTGATTTCTGTGCGCAAAAGTACGAATTATTCTGCAACAATCCCTAACTTTGCCTTCTCAATTCTATGAATATGAAGAGACTGAAAAAACTGCCGGAATTTATTCGTTTCATTATGGTAGGCGTCTTTGCCACCGCTCTGCACTATGGTTTATATTTTATATTCCAGCGATTCATCAATGTAAATATAGCCTACAGCATAGGCTACATACTCAGCTTTATTGCTAATTTTTATCTGACAGCCCTTTTTACCTTCGGAAAGAAGCCATCCTGGAAGAAAGCTTTTGGCTTCGGGGGAGCCCATCTGATCAACTATATCCTGCATATAAGTTTACTGAATCTGTTCCTTTGGCTAGGCTTTTCCAAACCCTTAGCCCCCATACCGGTATTTACCATCGCTATCC from Bacteroides sp. MSB163 includes:
- a CDS encoding GtrA family protein → MKRLKKLPEFIRFIMVGVFATALHYGLYFIFQRFINVNIAYSIGYILSFIANFYLTALFTFGKKPSWKKAFGFGGAHLINYILHISLLNLFLWLGFSKPLAPIPVFTIAIPVNFLLVRFVFKYKER